In one Gopherus evgoodei ecotype Sinaloan lineage chromosome 1, rGopEvg1_v1.p, whole genome shotgun sequence genomic region, the following are encoded:
- the CD80 gene encoding T-lymphocyte activation antigen CD80, which produces MVCVARAELMWSGLALKNWFWRGLFVLHFTSLVFAKEKKEFKAKLGESALLPCCYELPSPESLYNYRVYWQTIQTEVIQAYSAGKPVPDSVPVNSKYVNRTEMDLQNLTLLISPVELSDNNTYECIVQVLENGAYKRACAKSVVLVVVADFSKPDISADVPKDACGSTEVTVTCSSHGGFAEPRVSGILNNMSVDWQTNLSDSKDSLYNVTAKLQLNLTEDIFLTCTIEYDVYKVSSNYTLKKLKECPSSPTPSPQGVIIASSLVLICIFLVAIALLFKYFWCHGCDQLRCSHYPVPQDPAVGTEMKEGVRGVIELSEVISEAASF; this is translated from the exons tctttgcaaaggaaaaaaaggagttCAAAGCCAAACTAGGAGAAAGTGCCCTCCTGCCCTGCTGCTATGAACtacccagcccagagtccctgtATAACTACCGTGTTTACTGGCAAACAATACAAACAGAAGTAATACAGGCTTACTCAGCAGGGAAGCCAGTCCCGGACTCAGTCCCAGTCAATTCAAAGTATGTGAACCGGACAGAGATGGACCTACAGAACCTCACACTGTTGATCTCCCCAGTGGAACTATCAGACAACAACACATATGAATGCATAGTTCAGGTGCTAGAGAACGGAGCTTACAAGCGTGCATGTGCCAAGAGTGTGGTTTTGGTGGTTGTAG CTGACTTCAGCAAGCCGGACATATCAGCGGATGTACCCAAAGATGCTTGTGGCTCAACTGAGGTGACGGTGACCTGTTCTTCTCATGGTGGCTTTGCAGAGCCCAGAGTCTCCGGGATCCTCAATAATATGTCTGTGGACTGGCAAACCAATTTATCTGACTCAAAAGACAGCCTCTATAATGTCACCGCCAAATTGCAGCTCAATCTGACTGAAGACATTTTCCTCACATGTACCATTGAGTATGATGTCTACAAAGTGTCCTCTAACTACACTCTGA AAAAACTAAAGGAATGTCCTTCTTCTCCAACACCTTCGCCCCAGGGGGTCATTATTGCCTCGAGTTTGGTTCTCATCTGCATCTTCCTTGTGGCCATTGCCTTGCTTTTCAAATATTTCTGGTGTCATG GCTGCGACCAACTGCGGTGCTCTCACTACCCTGTCCCTCAAGATCCAGCAGTGGGAACTGAAATGAAAGAGGGTGTAAGAGGTGTCATTGAGCTCTCTGAAGTAATATCAGAAGCAGCATCTTTCTGA